The Cicer arietinum cultivar CDC Frontier isolate Library 1 chromosome 1, Cicar.CDCFrontier_v2.0, whole genome shotgun sequence genome contains the following window.
GGTTGGTCCATTGAGGACATGAAGGGAATAAGTCTGACttttgtatgcacaaaatcCTAATGGAGGACAATCACAAACCGGCAGTACAACCCCAAAGGAGATTGAATCCGACAATGAAAAAAGTGATTAGGAAAGAAGTGGTAAAGCTCATAGAAGTCGGTCTCATTTACCCCATTTTAGATATCCCTTGGGTGAGTCCCGTCCAAGTTGTACCAAACAAGGGTGGAACGGCCGtcatcacaaatgaaaagaacgAGCTAATTCCTACATGAACGGTTATAAGATGGAGACTGTGTATTGACTATAGAAGGTTGAACAGCGCTACGAGGAAGGATCATTTCTCACTCCCTTTCATTGATCAGATCTTTGAGCGGCTAGCCGGACATGAGTATTACTGTTTCCTAGATGGCTATTCGGGATACAATCAGATAGTTGTGGCACCCGAGGATCAAAAGAAAACTGCATTCACATGTCCGTATGGGGTCTTTGCTTACCAGCGAATGTCGTTTGGGCTCTGCAATGCACCTGCCACATTTCATAGGTGTATGATGCCCATATTCTCCGATATGATTGAAAAACATATCGAAGTATTTATGGACGACTTTTCTGTCTTTGGTTCATCTTTCGATAATTGTTTGATTAGTTTGtctcttgtattagaaaggtgtgaaaaattcaacttggtcctaaattgggaaaaatgtcattttatggtacgAGAGGGAATTGTATTAGGCCACCGAATTTCCCACAAGGGGATCGAGGTAGACAAGGCcaaagttgaagttattgaaaaacttcCCCCTCCTAACAACCAAAAAGGCATTAGAAGCTTTTTAGGCCACGCTGAATTTCATAGgagatttataaaagatttttctaaaattgcaaaaccactcacaaacctacttgtgaaagacacacctttcaaattcaatgaggattgtttgcatgcttttaacaatttgaaaaataagttgataactGCTTCCATTATCACTACACCTGACtggtcactaccttttgaaatcatgtgtgatggAAGTGACAGTGTTATTGGGGTAGTCCTGGGACAAAGAAAAGACAAGATGTTGCATGTAATCTACTATGCTAGCCACATTTTAAATCAGGCACAactaaaaaagaattattagctgtagtttatgcttttgataaattttgatcttatttattaggatcgaaagttattgtttacactgatcatgctgccttgaggtatttgtttaCTAAGCAGGAATCGAAACCAAGGTTACTTAGATGGATTCTATTACTACAAGAATTCGACATTGAGATCCGAGATAACAAGGGATCAAAGAACACTGTAGCTAACCACCTATCTCGATTGGCGAAAGTTGAGGAGGATAAGGACATTAGACCGATTCGAGACCAATTTGCCGATGAGCACATCTTCACTATTGTCATGGCACCTTGGTTCGCCAAGTTTGCTAATTTTAAGGTAGGTGAGGCAATTCCATCTGATTTCACATACCAACAACGAAAGAAGTTTATCCATGATGCCAAATTCTTGTCAATTGAATCCCAGTTCATTGCGGTTATTTCCATGGAAGAAATAATTTAATCCTTTATCTAAGACACAAGTTTCTTTTCAGTGTTGGATTCATATTACTAATCTTCCACGGAAGTATTAGGCCCAAAATTTTATTCACCATTGATGGAAACATTGGAATTCCAATATATCTTGATAGTACCACAAGAAAAATCATCAGAGGATTAAAACTTTGGGCACTACGGtagagttattttttatttttcatatgtaATCAAGTTCCTGTTGAAAGAGTACACTATGCTTTTTTTTATTGGTATTGagtatgaaaattttatatctttttgcAATATATGTCGTAACATAAGGGTTAAAGGGGAGGTGCAGAAGCCCCCTACACCGAAACCAAACCATGTCCTGAAGCAGATTGTGGACAAAGGAAAGGATTTGGTGGTTTATGAAGCGACAAAAGATGGAAATTCAAAGGACATACATCTCGGTGATGAAGCTGCTAACGCAGCTAgaaaagaaattgataataCGACTTTGCATTTTGAACAACCTAATCAAAATTCCCTTGGTGGCGTTAATAATGTCCCTGCAAGTGCTTGTACTGATAGTAATCCTTTATTGGATTATACTACCCCAACTCAGAATTTGCATCATCACATGAGCCTAGTCGGGGGTAGTTGGTCACAAAGTTAGAATAGTAAGTTTCAAATAGATAATGTTGAGTTTGTGAAGGAAACTCAAATGGATCCTCAATGTGTGCATGAAAAGTGGTGGAGGATAATTTGACCTCCTCAATTCAGAAGGGTCTtggtatttttaataaaaattgaacggATATGTTTAATGGGGAGAAATTGGATTTTTCACAAGATAAGGATAATGCTTTTGAGTAGACGCTCACCAAATCCTCtagtaaaaatttgaaatagaaAGCTAAAAGTTGTGAAAATGAAACATGTTCTAGGGATGCTAATGTGCAGGCCTCATGAAGAGGCTTTTTTGGAATCTAAGGGGTCTTGCCAACACCGAAACTAAGTTTGATCATAAAAGGTTATGTCTCTCTCatattcattattttcttttcatagATCAACCTTGGACAACTGTTGTTAAAATTTCTCCTAATTATTGGAAGTCGTTAAACATGAAAGTTGTTGCTATTAATGATATGAATAGTTTAGTTCCTAACCTCTGGAATTTTTCTCTAATAATTGGCGGTTGACTGTTATCGTTAACTCCTTTTTATTGGTTGCTCTTTTAGATCTTGTGAATGATATTGTTATTGGAATAGTTGCTATTTATGCTTCTAATATTTACTTACAGCATCGACATCTTTGGAATGAGCTTTATTGGCTTTAAGATGCTCGTAAGCATCATGTGGCTTTTATTGGTCATTTTAATTGCATTCTTGGCGCCTATGACAATAGAGGCATTTGTTCTCTTTCTCGAATTTCTTAATTGTGTAGACTTCCAAACTTTGATATCTTTTTCCAATGTTATCCATTTACCTAATATTAGGGCAAAATTTACATGTAATAATGGTAGAAAAGGCCATCAGCTAACTGAAAAAGATTGTAAAATGAAGTGTGTAACCATGCCTTTATTAATTTCTGGTCTGGCATTTCTTGTACTACTTTACCTAAACATCATTCATATAATTTCCCtcttctattatatatattaaaatagactcctatATCTTTATCAAGCATTGTGTTACCTCCTTCAAATATTGCCACATCAAAAAGGACAAACTAAAAAGTAATTTCAATCAAAGACAAGTTGCACTTTAAGTGATCAATAACGGGTTAGCAAAACTTATAGTGATTTGTTAGAATTTCATTGGTTTACGTGGCCTGAACAAATCTCATTAATTTCTTAATGAATTTGGCTAGTAAAATATGTCAAAAGcatcatttaatatattttattcaataaaaaatcgTGCATAAAATGctttttaatcaatttgttCAGAAGggttaaatcaaaaatatttctcaacatGACCTTGACACCCTAGATTTGTTGTGAAACTTGAATACGATGAAATAGTTCagtgagaagaaaaaaaattaaccttCCATGAAGACTTGAAGCAGCTTGCCCTGATATTATTAGTTTAGACCTGGGGAATACAACAATGTCTGTTTAATGCTTATACTTGACTGAAATTGACTTTGCTTCAAAATGCAAAAGATTTAGCTTTGCGAATTTTTCATAACAATGAGACaaaaaaaagtcaaaacaaAAGTTTCTCTTGACTTGCCTGCACTAACCATAGATATCCAACCATATATATTTCTCACTTTGTCAATCACATCTTCAATTTCTTGACAGTTCACCACAATTTGTTGAGTGCAgttcttagattgtcaacattATATTAGGAAAAAAATTTCATCTGTAAGACCCTTAAATTTAAATCCTaagttatacaattttagggtat
Protein-coding sequences here:
- the LOC140918679 gene encoding uncharacterized protein; this translates as MKEVLAILEASPSYSPRFPTRWEELKGNEDKPSEKKTPLIELKKLPLHLKYVFLGEEDKNPAIISASLSELQEENLLRIMRNHKGAIGWSIEDMKGISLTFIFERLAGHEYYCFLDGYSGYNQIVVAPEDQKKTAFTCPYGVFAYQRMSFGLCNAPATFHRCMMPIFSDMIEKHIEVFMDDFSVFGSSFDNCLISLSLESKPRLLRWILLLQEFDIEIRDNKGSKNTVANHLSRLAKVEEDKDIRPIRDQFADEHIFTIVMAPWFAKFANFKVGEAIPSDFTYQQRKKFIHDAKFLSIESQFIAVISMEEII